A region from the Triticum aestivum cultivar Chinese Spring chromosome 3D, IWGSC CS RefSeq v2.1, whole genome shotgun sequence genome encodes:
- the LOC123079442 gene encoding probable disease resistance protein At5g45440, with product MAVVVQFLVRKFVDSLAEEGDAELPFSSHFYDMRAGLEKAATSSTNTDELRECMYELNNLLSQCRMLTNRPITRSCYFSPSEAWLSNKVKQRVIAVKRRVLQCVQNDDPNGDATASPEENATTAGFSRWSTSWVEQSRVYGFDQQLAELESRAFGNSSPGRLTGVGIVGMGGIGKTALAQLVFNSPLARRRFFPRIWVCLSRTSCIGKDVRKEVLQSILMALGLEEEFILAIDSLGDLELAVHEQLKGKRYLIVFDDVWNIDDWYANVAGHANALSRGEQLPNGLVLGLPKERGGVVVVTSRQEQAAEMMVGKGSVYRVQPLADRESAWAIFMDALNKERQPIDLAAINDLKEEILQTCGGLPSMAKAMADIFAKSLTLPASTSSQELKLE from the coding sequence ATGGCCGTGGTGGTGCAGTTTCTGGTTAGAAAGTTCGTTGATAGCCTTGCGGAGGAGGGAGACGCGGAGCTCCCTTTCAGCTCCCACTTCTACGACATGAGGGCCGGGTTGGAGAAGGCAGCCACTTCTTCCACCAACACCGATGAGCTCCGAGAGTGCATGTACGAACTCAATAACCTGCTCTCGCAGTGCCGCATGCTCACCAACCGGCCAATCACGCGGAGCTGCTACTTCTCCCCCTCCGAAGCGTGGCTTTCCAACAAGGTCAAGCAGCGGGTGATCGCCGTGAAGCGCAGAGTCCTGCAATGTGTCCAGAACGACGACCCCAACGGCGATGCTACAGCCTCGCCGGAGGAGAATGCCACCACCGCTGGGTTCAGCCGGTGGAGTACTTCTTGGGTTGAGCAGAGCAGGGTCTACGGGTTCGACCAACAGCTCGCGGAGCTAGAGTCCAGGGCGTTCGGGAACAGCAGCCCCGGACGACTTACCGGCGTCGGCATCGTCGGCATGGGCGGCATCGGGAAGACTGCACTCGCGCAGCTCGTGTTCAACAGCCCGTTGGCCAGGCGCCGCTTCTTCCCCAGGATCTGGGTGTGCCTGTCGCGCACCTCTTGCATTGGCAAGGATGTGCGCAAGGAAGTCTTGCAAAGCATACTTATGGCCCTCGGACTCGAAGAGGAGTTCATATTGGCCATTGATAGCCTGGGAGACCTGGAGTTAGCTGTCCATGAGCAGCTCAAGGGGAAGCGGTACCTCATAGTATTCGATGATGTCTGGAACATCGACGACTGGTACGCCAACGTTGCAGGCCATGCAAATGCCTTGTCGAGGGGCGAACAATTGCCGAACGGCCTTGTGCTCGGGTTGCCCAAAGAGAGAGGTGGAGTTGTGGTCGTTACCAGCCGGCAGGAGCAGGCAGCAGAGATGATGGTGGGGAAGGGTAGTGTGTACCGTGTGCAGCCACTGGCCGACAGAGAGAGCGCCTGGGCGATCTTTATGGATGCACTGAATAAGGAAAGACAGCCAATCGATCTCGCAGCTATTAACGACCTGAAAGAGGAAATTCTTCAGACCTGTGGTGGGCTACCGTCAATGGCCAAGGCAATGGCAGACATCTTCGCAAAAAGTCTAACGTTACCAGCATCAACTTCTAGCCAGGAACTTAAGCTTGAGTAG
- the LOC123079439 gene encoding uncharacterized protein: MMILEKCQPPEWKAEMEGNGMSTHSMGGLLTVWNEWEIRVLVLTSLALQVFLLFSAGIRKRNVSALLSVLLWLAYLLADSIAIYALGYLSQTRVPRGGSDDAQSFFNRNHRIQVFWAPFLLLHLGGQDTITAFSIEDNELWKRHLLSLLSQVALAVYVFSKSRPGADILYPAMFMFLSGILKYGERTWALKCASMDNLRSGMVTTPDPGPNYAKFMEEYRFTREAGLQAEIIIEPERRAGVTAPAITEETVPYATVITEARCFFVTFKRLFVNLILSFQDRTMSQATFLRLMPEQAYKIIEIELSLMYDTLHSKAAVIHTWYGRLFRCVTLVSTMTACVLFNVPHKGRRGSYDGIDVLITNLLFGGALCLEVSAIGMMLVSYWTYAAMRGSICHSLSHLILRCIKYFRPESRAKWSNLMAQHNLISFCLQDKPTLVTKILSLLGLKGHLDSWLYIWHIDVSPELKISVFRELKDKALSIVDTESYRKFSNHRGQWALQCKGYYKELGWSVEAEFDESILLWHIATDLCFFSDDGNNDDAKLTEYVSISRAVSNYMLFLLVARPFMLTAGIGQIRFGDTCAEAKNFLGREATRPDERAAARMVLEVNAEIAPRDVKGDRSKSVLFDACRLAKSLLELPPGKRWRLIRVVWVEMLCYAASKCRSNFHAKQLSNGGELLTVVWFLMTHLGMGEQYRIEAGHARAKLIVEKN, translated from the exons ATGATGATCCTGGAGAAGTGCCAGCCGCCGGAGTGGAAGGCAGAGATGGAGGGGAACGGCATGAGCACACACTCCATGGGAGGCCTACTCACTGTGTGGAACGAGTGGGAAATCCGCGTGCTTGTGCTCACCAGCCTTGCGCTGCAGGTGTTCCTCCTCTTCTCCGCCGGCATCCGGAAGCGCAACGTCTCCGCCTTGCTCAGCGTGCTCCTCTGGCTCGCCTACCTACTCGCCGACTCCATTGCCATCTACGCGCTCGGGTACCTCTCCCAGACGCGCGTGCCCAGAGGCGGCAGTGACGATGCACAGTCGTTCTTCAACCGCAACCACCGCATCCAGGTCTTCTGGGCGCCGTTCCTGCTCCTTCACCTCGGTGGCCAGGACACCATCACTGCCTTCTCCATTGAAGACAACGAGCTCTGGAAGCGTCACCTGCTCAGCCTGTTGTCGCAG GTTGCCCTTGCTGTCTACGTCTTCTCCAAGTCTCGCCCTGGTGCCGATATCCTATACCCGGCCATGTTCATGTTCCTGAGTGGCATTCTTAAGTACGGCGAGAGGACATGGGCGCTCAAGTGCGCCAGCATGGACAACCTGCGGAGCGGCATGGTCACGACGCCGGACCCGGGCCCCAattacgccaagttcatggaggAGTATCGCTTCACACGTGAGGCGGGGCTccaggcggagatcatcatcgagcCAGAGCGACGCGCTGGTGTCACCGCCCCGGCAATCACAGAGGAGACCGTGCCTTACGCCACGGTCATCACCGAGGCGCGGTGCTTCTTCGTGACCTTCAAGCGCCTGTTCGTGAACCTCATCCTCAGTTTCCAAGACCGTACCATGAGCCAGGCCACGTTTCTGCGGCTGATGCCGGAGCAGGCATACAAGATCATCGAGATCGAGCTGTCCCTCATGTATGACACCCTGCATTCCAAGGCGGCGGTGATACACACCTGGTATGGCCGCCTGTTCCGCTGTGTCACACTCGTCTCCACGATGACAGCGTGCGTCCTCTTCAATGTGCCACACAAGGGTCGACGCGGGTCGTACGACGGCATCGATGTCCTCATCACCAATCTGTTATTCGGAGGAGCACTTTGCTTGGAGGTTTCTGCCATTGGTATGATGCTTGTATCATACTGGACATACGCAGCTATGCGAGGTTCCATCTGCCATTCGCTCAGCCATCTGATCCTCCGGTGTATAAAGTATTTCCGGCCAGAAAGCCGGGCGAAGTGGTCCAATTTGATGGCGCAGCACAATCTCATCAGCTTTTGCCTCCAGGACAAACCAACATTGGTCACCAAGATCCTGAGCCTGCTCGGACTCAAAGGGCACTTGGACAGTTGGCTGTACATCTGGCACATAGACGTGTCGCCCGAGCTGAAGATCTCGGTGTTCAGGGAGCTGAAAGACAAGGCGCTCAGCATCGTGGACACCGAGAGTTACCGCAAGTTCAGCAACCACAGGGGCCAGTGGGCGCTCCAGTGCAAGGGCTACTACAAGGAGCTCGGCTGGAGCGTCGAGGCAGAGTTCGACGAGAGCATTCTTCTCTGGCACATCGCCACGGACCTCTGCTTCTTCTCGGACGACGGCAACAACGACGACGCCAAGCTCACCGAGTATGTCAGCATCAGCAGGGCGGTGTCAAACTACATGCTTTTCCTGCTCGTGGCTCGGCCGTTCATGCTGACTGCGGGCATCGGGCAGATCCGGTTCGGGGACACATGCGCGGAGGCCAAGAACTTCTTGGGGCGGGAGGCGACACGGCCGGATGAGCGTGCCGCGGCAAGGATGGTGCTGGAGGTGAACGCGGAGATTGCGCCGAGGGACGTGAAGGGGGACAGGAGCAAGTCGGTGCTGTTCGACGCGTGCCGGCTGGCCAAGTCGCTGCTGGAGCTGCCGCCCGGCAAGAGGTGGCGGCTCATTCGCGTGGTGTGGGTGGAGATGCTCTGCTACGCCGCGAGCAAGTGCCGGAGCAACTTCCACGCCAAGCAGCTGAGCAACGGCGGCGAGCTGCTCACCGTCGTCTGGTTCTTGATGACGCACCTGGGGATGGGCGAGCAGTACCGGATAGAGGCTGGACATGCAAGAGCTAAACTAATTGTGGAGAAGAACTGA
- the LOC123079440 gene encoding uncharacterized protein: MSQAPDAEPDERTGFTCGTLLTCFCLPGFSKKKPEETGESQQEHPAAPEQDRRTEQEPPQVLLSRAASLEKLECSSLYSGSNIVFDFLVEAGEGDDRGARAVHGYCPSPCFDLPVELIRAGERCGAVASDAPVTSAFVFDGHRDGATLKRMASCLASSVPTGGEGRPTHLVRFLSASGCALPVRPPVTSFGGPAKGGGG, translated from the coding sequence ATGTCCCAAGCGCCGGACGCCGAGCCCGACGAGCGCACCGGCTTCACCTGCGGCACGCTGCTCACGTGCTTCTGCCTCCCAGGATTCTCCAAGAAGAAGCCGGAGGAAACCGGCGAGAGCCAGCAGGAGCATCCAGCGGCGCCGGAACAAGACCGGCGCACGGAGCAGGAACCCCCGCAGGTGCTGCTAAGCCGCGCGGCGTCCCTGGAGAAGCTCGAGTGCTCCTCGCTCTACTCCGGCAGCAACATCGTCTTCGACTTCCTGGTGGAGGCGGGGGAAGGGGACGACCGTGGCGCCCGGGCGGTCCATGGATACTGCCCGTCGCCGTGCTTCGACCTGCCGGTGGAGCTGATACGGGCCGGCGAGCGATGCGGGGCCGTCGCCAGCGACGCGCCGGTCACGTCCGCCTTCGTGTTCGACGGCCACCGAGATGGCGCAACTCTGAAGAGGATGGCGTCGTGCCTGGCGTCCAGCGTGCCgacgggcggcgaggggcggccaaCGCATCTCGTGAGGTTCCTGTCCGCGTCGGGTTGTGCCTTGCCGGTGCGGCCTCCCGTGACGTCTTTCGGTGGCCCGGCAAAGGGGGGCGGCGGTTGA